A stretch of Gasterosteus aculeatus chromosome 4, fGasAcu3.hap1.1, whole genome shotgun sequence DNA encodes these proteins:
- the c1qtnf2 gene encoding uncharacterized protein c1qtnf2 codes for MSMGHNFSTVVIMFQMLVMLLSVVLSQTTYSSSKRGRNITVLSSQLVCSLPGAQGPDGNPGAPGPPGPMGAMGPPGRDGPDGKDGLRGLKGDHGDPGRTGNPGKPGVKGREGVIGKAGPRGLKGPRGAAGAAGPRGRRGELGAVGPQGAPGGCNCGRGARSAFSVASTKSYPKERLPIRFGRILLNEGDHYNASSGKFVCAVPGVYYFTYDITLANKHLAIGLVHNGQYKIRTFDGNTGNHDVASGSTVLHLQQSDQVWLQIFYSDQNGLFFDPYWTDSTFTGFLIYADQEYLDEADGKANAQDDG; via the exons ATGTCCATGGGTCATAACTTCTCAACGG TGGTCATCATGTTCCAGATGTTGGTGATGTTGCTCTCAGTTGTCCTCTCCCAAACAACATATTCCTCGTCAAAGAGAGGACGCAACATCACCGTCCTCTCCTCCCAGCTGGTCTGCAGTCTGCCGGGGGCACAGGGGCCCGACGGGAACCCCGGAGCCCCAGGGCCACCGGGGCCCATGGGCGCCATGGGGCCCCCAGGGAGGGATGGCCCGGACGGGAAGGACGGACTGAGGGGGCTAAAGGGAGATCACG GTGACCCGGGGAGGACAGGGAACCCAGGTAAGCCCGGTGTGAAAGGCCGCGAAGGTGTCATCGGCAAAGCCGGACCTCGAGGTCTAAAGGGACCGCGGGGGGCAGCAGGGGCGGCGGGACCACGAGGACGTCGAGGAGAACTGGGTGCCGTCGGCCCGCAAGGAGCTCCAGGGGGGTGCAACTGTGGCCGCGGGGCCCGATCGGCCTTCTCTGTGGCGTCGACCAAGAGCTACCCGAAGGAGCGGCTGCCCATCCGCTTCGGCCGGATTCTGCTGAACGAGGGCGATCACTACAACGCCAGCAGCGGCAAGTTCGTCTGCGCCGTCCCCGGCGTCTACTATTTCACATACGACATCACTCTGGCCAACAAACACCTGGCCATCGGGCTGGTGCACAACGGCCAGTACAAGATCAGGACGTTTGACGGTAACACGGGGAACCACGACGTGGCGTCTGGTTCCACCgtgctccacctgcagcagtCCGACCAGGTGTGGCTGCAGATCTTCTACTCGGACCAGAACGGGCTCTTCTTTGACCCCTACTGGACGGACAGCACCTTCACCGGCTTTCTCATCTACGCCGACCAGGAGTATCTCGACGAGGCTGATGGAAAAGCTAATGCGCAGGATGATGGTTGA
- the ccnjl gene encoding cyclin-J-like protein, protein MGRMERELQWWKGQLAADIHQSLRIKELKLPVYRAHSPQIGMRRYFADLLAILSNRYQLCPTARHLAVYLLDLFMDHYDVAVKQLYVIALSCLLLASKFEEKEDRVPKLEQLNSLGFMCSLNLVLNKKDLIKMELLLLETFGWNLCMPTPAHFIDYYLHASVQEGDLYNGWPLSSLSKTKAFMDKYTHYFLEVSLQDHAFLSFRPSQVAAACVAASRICLQISPSWTAALHLLTGYTWDHLTQCIELMLLAHDNDVKEANKTKSTPPHRSSSLQSHSQTPHLSPMSVIQRPASSSSSSSTSSTPQLLFQPDAFPHLSQHSPSLSQLAALADSQALGSVVNVSQDFLQSHRMGLLAGSMTPGSGFPSYPSLTSGLQPGARALPLPGPISVQMALAGEPRHCLSMAYSGGYLGAHHTFTAGCFDR, encoded by the exons ATGGGAAGGATGGAGAGGGAGCTGCAATGGTGGAAGGGACAGCTGGCCGCCGACATCCATCAGTCGCTGCGCATCAAG gagctGAAGCTACCGGTCTACCGAGCTCACTCTCCACAGATTGGCATGCGGCGGTACTTTGCCGACCTCTTGGCCATCCTGAGCAATCGCTACCAGCTCTGTCCCACAGCGCGTCACCTCGCCGTCTACCTGCTGGACCTGTTCATGGACCACTACGACGTGGCCGTCAAGCAGCTCTACGTCATCGCCCTCTCGTGTCTGCTCCTGGCCA GTAAATTTGAAGAAAAGGAAGACCGGGTTCCCAAACTGGAGCAGCTGAACTCTTTGGGCTTCATGTGCAGCCTTAACCTGGTTCTCAACAAGAAGGATCTGATCAAAATGGagctcctgctgctggagaCATTTGGCTGGAATCTGTGCATGCCCACTCCGGCCCACTTCATTGACTACTACCTCCACGCGTCGGTGCAGGAGGGCGACCTGTACAACGGCTGGCCGCTCTCGTCCCTCTCAAAGACCAAGGCCTTCATGGACAAATACACTCACTACTTCCTGGAGGTCTCACTGCAAG ACCACGCCTTCCTCAGTTTCCGCCCGTCCCAGGTTGCAGCTGCGTGTGTGGCGGCGTCTCGTATTTGCCTTCAGATTTCCCCGAGCTGGACGGCTGCTCTGCATCTACTGACGGGCTACACCTGGGACCACCTCACCCAGTGCATCGAGCTCATGCTGCt TGCTCACGACAATGACGTTAAGGAGGCCAATAAGACCAAATCCACTCCTCCTCACcggtcctcctctctgcagtccCACTCCCAGACCCCTCACCTGTCTCCAATGTCGGTCATCCAGAgaccagcctcctcctcctcctcctcctccacctcgtccaCGCCACAGCTGCTCTTTCAGCCAGACGCCTTCCCACACCTTTCTCAGCATTCCCCTTCCCTGTCCCAGCTGGCGGCGCTGGCGGACTCTCAGGCGTTGGGGTCCGTGGTGAACGTGTCTCAGGACTTCCTTCAGAGCCACAGGATGGGTCTCCTCGCTGGGTCCATGACTCCCGGCAGCGGGTTCCCCTCCTACCCGAGCTTGACCTCGGGCCTCCAGCCGGGGGCTCGCGCGCTGCCGCTCCCCGGCCCCATCTCCGTGCAGATGGCGCTCGCTGGAGAGCCACGCCACTGTCTGAGCATGGCCTACAGCGGGGGGTACCTGGGCGCCCATCACACCTTCACAGCCGGCTGCTTTGACAGGTGA
- the LOC120817635 gene encoding gastrotropin, whose product MAFAGKYELESQENYEEFLAAIGLLNAKTDHKVITEVLQDGSGFTWTQSIPNWTWSNKFTVGQDCELTTMKGVKFTAAVTMEGGKISIPFPQYHFTAEIIEDKLVMICLTPGEKSVTFRRTSRRI is encoded by the exons ATGGCTTTTGCGGGGAAATACGAGCTGGAGAGCCAAGAAAACTACGAAGAGTTTCTGGCAGCAATTG GGCTCCTCAATGCCAAGACGGACCACAAAGTGATAACGGAGGTGCTCCAGGACGGGAGCGGCTTCACGTGGACACAGAGCATTCCCAACTGGACCTGGTCCAACAAGTTCACCGTCGGCCAGGACTGTGAGCTGACAACGATGAAGGGCGTCAAGTTCACG GCTGCGGTCACCATGGAAGGAGGCAAGATTTCAATCCCGTTTCCTCAGTACCATTTCACAGCAGAAATCATTGAGGATAAGCTAGTGATG ATTTGCTTAACTCCAGGAGAGAAGAGTGTGACTTTCAGAAGAACTAGCAGAAGGATCTAA